GCAGATCTGCACTGCCGCCCAAGCCGCAGGCGCTTAACAGCACGGCCAGGAAGGTGAGGCATATCAGACTGCGGCGCAGGAAGGTGCGTTGCATTTAATACTCCCAGTTCAAGATTGGTTGGCTGACAGGGCAGGCATAGTGCAGATGGTGCTGGCATGCCGCGGGCACATCCACCGCCAGGGGCATACCCCAACGCAGCCAGTTACGCAGCAGATGGCACAGCGGCAGCCCAGCTACATTGGCAAAACATCCGCTGAAGTCTTCCACCGGATGAAAGCTGGCATTTTGTATCCCATAGGCGCCAGCTTTGTCCAGAGGTTCGCCACTGGCGATATAGGCGCTCATCTCGCTATCAGAATAGTTGCGCATCGGCACCGGGCTAAAAGCCAGCTCGGCCACCTCGGCGCCGCTGGCGGTGTTGAGCAGGCACAGGCCACTATAGACTTCATGGGCGTGGCCGCGCAAGGCCCGCAGGATGCGCTCGGCGTCGGCGGCATCCTGTGGCTTGCCGATGATCTCGCCGGCGTGCACTACCGTGGTGTCGGCGGCGATGACGATTGCCTGGCGTGCCTCTAGGCGGGCGGCGATGGCCTGGGCCTTGCCGCGCGCCAGGCGCACCACATAGTCGCTCGGCACCTCGCCCGGCAACACGTCCTCATTAATATCCGCGGGCATCACTTCAAATGGTTGGCCAAAAAGCCCCAGCAATTCTTTGCGCCGCGGCGAGGTGGAAGCGAGGATCAAGGGCAAGTTTTGCATCACTCCATTTTAGCCGCTGCCAATCGCTGCGGCCCCCAGCCACCTTTGCGTTAAAATGCTGCCGTATGGACATGCTGCGCGAGCGCATTCGTACTGAAGGCCGCAACCTGGGTGGCGGCATCTTGAAGGTGGATGGCTTCATCAACCATCAAGTCGACCCGTCACTCATGGAAGCCTGTGGCCGCGCCTTCGCCGAGCAGTTCAAAGATCGTGGCGCCACCAAAATTCTCACCGCCGAGATCTCAGGCATTGCCCCTGCCCTCACCACCGGGTTGCACTTGAACCTGCCGGTGGTATACGCCCGCAAGAACAAACCGATCACCATGCCAGACCAGGTCTTCCTGACGCTGGCGCCCTCGCACACCAAAGGGCGCATGGTGGAGCTGATCGTCTCACCGGAGTATCTCTCCGGCGGCGAGAAGGTACTGATCATCGATGATTTCCTCGCCAGCGGCGCTACCATCCTGGGTTTGGCGCGCCTGGCGCAAACCGCCGGCGCCGAAGTGGTAGGCGTGGGCACCTTGGTGGAAAAAACGTTTGAAGCGGGGCGTGCCGCGCTGGCGGTGCTGAATGTGCCTATCGTTTCCCTGGTAGCCATCAGCAGCATGGATGGCGAGCGCATCGAATTTGCCCCATGATCATTGTTCTGGATTTTGGTTCACAGACCTCACAACTAATTGCCCGCCGCTTGCGCGAGGCGCAGATCTTTTGCCAACTCTTCGCCTGGGATACTCCAGCGGATGAGATCCTGGCGCTCAAACCGCAGGGCTATGTACTCTCCGGCGGGCCGGCTTCGGTGTACGAAGCCGGGGCGCCGCAGCTTCCTGAATATGTGATCGAAAGCGGCAAGCCGGTGCTAGGCATCTGCTACGGCATGCAAGCGCTCACTCACAGCCTGGGCGGCAGCGTGGCCGCCAGCCAACAGCGTGAATTCGGCTCGGCCCAATTGCGCACCATCGCCGCCAACCCTCTGCTGCCCAGCGGGGAGCAGACGGTGTGGATGTCGCACGGGGATCGTATTGAGCACGCCCCGGAAGGTTTTACCGCCATTGGCGCCACGGCGAATGCCCCCGTGGCCGCCATGGCGAATGTGGCGCGCGGCTACTTTGGCGTGCAGTTCCACCCTGAGGTTCATCACACCCCCGGTGGCAGTGAGATCCTGCGCCGCTTTGCGGTGGATATTTGCGGGGCCACGCCGGATTGGTCACCGGGGGTGATCGTAGAGCAATCGATCCAGGCCATTCAAGACCAGGTAGGCAACGAGAACGCCCTGGCGGCGATCAGTGGCGGGCTCGATTCGAGCGTGGCATCGGCGCTGGTGCACGCCGCCATCGGCGACCAACTGGTCGCCATGTTTGTGGATACGGGCTTGCTGCGCCAAGGCGAGCGCGAAGAGGTGATCCAGGCCCTGCAAAGCGGGCTGGGCATCGAGCTGGTGGTTGTGGATGCGGCGGCAATGTTCCTAGCCGATCTGCAAGGGGTCAGTGACCCCGAAGAGAAGCGCCGCCGCATTGGCGAACGCTTTATCCGCGTGTTTGAAGCCCAAGCGCAACAACTCGGCTTGCCACCCTATTTGGTGCAAGGCACGATCTACCCGGATGTGATCGAATCGCGCGCCCCGGAACGCCAGCACGCCCAGCGCATCAAAACGCATCACAATGTCGGTGGGCTGCCCAAGAACATGGGCTTCAAGCTGGTTGAGCCGCTGCGCTATCTATTCAAAGATGAAGTGCGCAAAGTGGGCCAAAGCCTGGGCCTGCCGGCCGAGCTGCTTTGGCGCCAGCCCTTCCCCGGGCCGGGCCTGGCGGTGCGCTGCCTGGGTGAGGTCACCGCGCCGCGGCTGGCCGCCCTGCGCGCCGCCGATGCCATCTTCACCACTGAGCTGCGCCAGGCCGGCCTCGTGAACCGGCCCGAGGCGCCGTTGGCACAAGCCTTTGCAGTGCTGCTGCCCGTGCGCAGCGTGGGCGTGATGGGCGATCAGCGTACCTACCAGGAAACCGTGGCGCTGCGCGCCGTCGCCAGCCAGGATTTTATGACTGCCGACTGGGCCAGCCTGCCCGAGGATATGCTGCGCCGCGTCTCCAGCCGCATCGTGAATGAAGTGCCGGGGGTGAACCGCGTGGTCTACGACATCAGCAGCAAGCCGCCCGCTACGATCGAATGGGAATAGCGCCCGCATTCGCAGCTATTCACCGCAATACAGTAGCAATTTATTCAAACGCGTTTCAAACCCGCCCGCAAAGACGTTCTACGCGTGTATGATCACATAGAGCCGAGGAGGCGATCAATTCATGGATATTGGCAAAGTACTTTCACGCGCATGGGAGATCATTCGCACACACAAGGTCTTGTGGATCTTTGGCATTCTGGCCTCATGCGGCTCGCGTAGTGGCGGCGGCGGTGGCGGCAGCAATTTCAGCAGCAGCAACAGCGGCCAGGGTATGACCCCGCCGGCCGAGTGGCAGCCTTACCTTGATAACCTTGAACGCAGCTTCCAGACCATTCCGCAGGAGCGCTGGCTGCTGATCGGCTTGCTGGTGGTGGCCGCGGTGCTCCTATTGGCGGTGATCACCTGGCTGGTCGGCCTGTATGGCAAAGCTGGCCTGACGGTGGGCACGCTGCGCGCCGAAGCGGGCAGCGCCGTCACCTTCCGCACGGTCTGGCAGGAAACCTGGGGCCAGTTTGACCGGGTAGTGGCGTTGAATTTTGTGCTGGCGCTGCCGCCGGTAGTGCTCGGCCTGGTGTTCGCCTTCATCGCCATCGCTACCTTGGGCATCGGCCTGCTGTGCCTGATCCCGCTGGGCTGCCTGGCGCTACCGCTCAGCTTGGCCTATGCCGTCTTTGGCGATCTGGCCAACATTGCGCTGATCAAAGAGCGCCTGGGTGTGCGCGCCTCATTGGAGCGCGGCTGGGAGGTGCTCTCCGGCAATATCGGCCCACTGGCCGTGCTGGCGCTGATCCTGATCATCGGTGGCTTTCTGGTCAGCCTGTTGCTGGCCGTTCCGTTCTTCATCGCTGCTGTGCCGCTGCTACTGGGCGCCATCAACGGCGATGCCATGCGCAACATCAGCGTGGCCCTGATCTGCGTGGTGGTGGCGCTGCCCTTCCTGATCCTGGCGGGTGGTATCGTGCAAAGCTACCTGCAAGCCGCCTGGACATTGGCCTACGCTCAGCTCACCGCCGTGCCGGCCAGCAAGCGTATCAAGAGCGCCTAATGCGTGGGGTGGACGCCGCCGGAATCTCGCGCCTGCGGCGCAATCACGGCCTGGAGCACGCCACGATCCATGTGCTCAGCCGCAGCCAGCCGCGGGTGGCCACGGCGGGCTATTCCAACCCGGGCGGCTTTTGGCTGCTGGGTGAACTGAGCACGGAGGCGGTGCAAGCGGCGGTGATGGAAGCGCTGCGCCGCCTGCAAGCCGGCGAACGCCAACTGGCGATCCACCCCAATTGCGGCACCAACCTGGTGACCGCGGGGGTGGCCGCCGGGCTGGGCAGCGCCTTGGCGCTGGGCACTGCCCGCGATGATCGCCAGCGGCTTGAACGGCTACCGCTGGCCTTCGTACTGGCCAGCGCGGGCCTGCTGCTGGCGCGCCCGCTGGGCACACGCCTGCAACAATACGTCACCACTTCGGGAGACCCGGGGCGCCTGCACATCACCCGCATTCAGCGCAGCCAGCTCGGCACGCGTACCCTGCACCGCATCGATACGGCAGATTGATATGGCCGCCAAACCACGCGTATACATCTTCATGGGTGCGGATGACAGTGCCATCCGCAGCGAGGTCAGCAAGCTGATCAGCAAACTGGGCGAGCCGGCCACGGCGGAAATGAACACCACACGGCTGGAGGGCAACCCCTCCCTGGATGCCCTGCGCCGTGCGGCGTTGGCCGCGCCCTTTTTGGCCGAACGCCGTCTGGTGATCGCCAGCCAGGTATCCAAAGCGTTCACCAGCGCGGAGGCGCGCAAGCCTTTCGTGCAATTTCTGGATGAGCTACCCCCCAGCGCCGCGCTGGTGCTGCTTGAGAATAGTGTGCTGGAAGACAAGCACTGGTTAATGAAATGGACGGATGGCGCCGAAGGGCGCGGGTTTGTGCGCGAATTCAATCTGCCACAGGGCGCCCAACTGGCCAACTGGCTGGTGGTGCGCGCCCGTGAGCTGGGCGGCGAATTGCTGCCGCCGGCCGCGGCGGCGCTGGCGCAGTTGCAGGCCAGCGACCGGCAGGCAGCCGAGAACGAGCTGCATAAATTGCTGGCCTATGCCGCTTACCAGCGCCCGATCAGCGTAGACGAT
The DNA window shown above is from Anaerolineales bacterium and carries:
- the holA gene encoding DNA polymerase III subunit delta encodes the protein MAAKPRVYIFMGADDSAIRSEVSKLISKLGEPATAEMNTTRLEGNPSLDALRRAALAAPFLAERRLVIASQVSKAFTSAEARKPFVQFLDELPPSAALVLLENSVLEDKHWLMKWTDGAEGRGFVREFNLPQGAQLANWLVVRARELGGELLPPAAAALAQLQASDRQAAENELHKLLAYAAYQRPISVDDVQRVCLSSGEHGDFFALADALSANNGTRAMQALLPLLEERDLILLYFSMVGHFRGLLQSRDLLDAGRNEADIAKQLHMHPYRAKKLAAQARLFSAATLERIYARLQAYDEQIKTGEMEPALAMQTFVAELSLANA
- the xpt gene encoding xanthine phosphoribosyltransferase gives rise to the protein MDMLRERIRTEGRNLGGGILKVDGFINHQVDPSLMEACGRAFAEQFKDRGATKILTAEISGIAPALTTGLHLNLPVVYARKNKPITMPDQVFLTLAPSHTKGRMVELIVSPEYLSGGEKVLIIDDFLASGATILGLARLAQTAGAEVVGVGTLVEKTFEAGRAALAVLNVPIVSLVAISSMDGERIEFAP
- the maf gene encoding septum formation protein Maf, which translates into the protein MQNLPLILASTSPRRKELLGLFGQPFEVMPADINEDVLPGEVPSDYVVRLARGKAQAIAARLEARQAIVIAADTTVVHAGEIIGKPQDAADAERILRALRGHAHEVYSGLCLLNTASGAEVAELAFSPVPMRNYSDSEMSAYIASGEPLDKAGAYGIQNASFHPVEDFSGCFANVAGLPLCHLLRNWLRWGMPLAVDVPAACQHHLHYACPVSQPILNWEY
- the guaA gene encoding glutamine-hydrolyzing GMP synthase, which produces MIIVLDFGSQTSQLIARRLREAQIFCQLFAWDTPADEILALKPQGYVLSGGPASVYEAGAPQLPEYVIESGKPVLGICYGMQALTHSLGGSVAASQQREFGSAQLRTIAANPLLPSGEQTVWMSHGDRIEHAPEGFTAIGATANAPVAAMANVARGYFGVQFHPEVHHTPGGSEILRRFAVDICGATPDWSPGVIVEQSIQAIQDQVGNENALAAISGGLDSSVASALVHAAIGDQLVAMFVDTGLLRQGEREEVIQALQSGLGIELVVVDAAAMFLADLQGVSDPEEKRRRIGERFIRVFEAQAQQLGLPPYLVQGTIYPDVIESRAPERQHAQRIKTHHNVGGLPKNMGFKLVEPLRYLFKDEVRKVGQSLGLPAELLWRQPFPGPGLAVRCLGEVTAPRLAALRAADAIFTTELRQAGLVNRPEAPLAQAFAVLLPVRSVGVMGDQRTYQETVALRAVASQDFMTADWASLPEDMLRRVSSRIVNEVPGVNRVVYDISSKPPATIEWE